AGGATACTATGGATTCAGAAGAGAAGCCCAAGCTAGCCAAGTCGGCGGTGGAGAAACTGTCTGATGCTGTGGGTGAAAAAACCAAGCAGCTGGGCACGGCCATGAAGGCGGACCACCACCAGAGGAGACTCATCTTGTTCATCGTTTGTGTTGCACTTTTCCTTGATAACATGCTTTATATGGTGATAGTCCCAATTATCCCAGATTATATTTTGAGTATGAGACTGCATGATGAGGCACACAGGCACATCAACACCAGCAGCTCCTACTCCAACAAGTCCATTATCAAGCCGACCTACCCGGTGGAGAATGAAGATATGAAGATCGGGGTCCTCTTTGCCTCCAAAGCCATCCTCCAGCTTCTGGTGAACCCTCTGAGTGGGACGTTCATAGACAGGGTGGGCTACGACATCCCTCTGTTCATCGGACTGGTGGTCATGTTCCTCTCCACCGTCATCTTTGCTTTTGCCGAGAACTATGCCACCTTGTTTGTGGCCAGGAGTCTCCAGGGCTTGGGCTCAGCCTTCGCAGACACCTCTGGGATCGCCATGATCGCAGACAAGTACacggaggaggcagagaggagcagagcccTGGGTATAGCCTTGGCATTCATCTCCTTCGGGAGCCTGGCGGCACCCCCGTTTGGAGGTATATTATACCAGTTTGTAGGCAAGGAAATGCCCTTCCTGGTTCTAGCGTCCATCTCCCTCCTGGACGGTATTCTGCTGCTGATAGTTATTAAACCCTTTGCAAACCGGACTAGAGAGAACATGCCAGTTGGCACACCCATCCACAGACTTATGATTGACCCTTACATTGCAGTGGTTGCAGGGGCACTGACTACCTGTAACATTCCCCTGGCTTTTCTGGAGCCCACCATAGCCAACTGGATGAAGACCACTATGGGTGCCTCTGAGTGGCAAATGGGACTAACGTGGCTCCCAGCCTTTTTCCCCCACGTCCTTGGTGTCTATCTAACAGTAAAGCTGGCTTCTAGCTACCCTCACTACCAATGGTTTTATGGGGCCATAGGGATGGTGATCATAGGTGCCAGTTCCTGCACAGTGCCAGCCTGTAAGAATTTTGGAGAACTTATTGTCCCACTGTGCGGTATCTGCTTTGGCATAGCCCTGGTGGACACTGCTCTCCTGCCCACCCTTGCCTTACTGGTAGACCTCCGTCATGTATCAGTGTATGGAAGTGTGTATGCCATAGCTGACATATCCTACTCGGTGGCATATGCCCTAGGGCCTATTGTTGCCAGTCAGATTGTCCATACCACGGGTTTCACCCAACTCAACCTGGGCATGGGTCTTGCCAACGTTCTCTATGCACCTGCTCTTCTGCTCCTCAGAAATGTATGCCAAATGAAACCTTCCCATTCAGAGAGAAACATATTGTTAGATGAAGAACCCAAGGGGCTCTATGACACTATTAAAATGGAAGAGCGCAAAGCTAAGTCTCATAGAGGCAAAAGCGAGGCTCAAGGAAATAGCATGGACAATTACCATGAAGGGAAGGCAGGTAAATACATGTCTGGTGAGGACTCGTCTGATTATGACTATAGTTAAATATTAAGGTCATGCTatggttaagtgggctttaatgaGACATCCAGCCATCTGTTTATGCACCAAGTGGCAATTTACAAATTATACAATTCTCATGATAATCACCAGGCTTTCTGTAAACCTATTTTTATGATATCTTGTTTTCtggaaaagtttaaaaactatcacaaatctatctatatctataaaaaaaaaaattaattaaaaaaaaaataattataataaaaaaattaacactcCCAAAGGAATATATTCGTGACTACAGACTCATAATCCTTCAAAAATTAGGTGcagtatttgttttaaaaaaaaatgtctttttttATGTTACACTCAATGTGAAATACTGACGAtctgtataaatataataataaaaaaaaataatacaatcacACGTTCCATGGAGTGAATAAAGTTACATATTCAGGGAAATAAAGCTAATAAATATTGTAAATAGTTATATTTTGTGATTTGACCTCATGGACCTTTAAAATGAAGCATTGTATTGTTTTATTCCAGATTAAAATTtatggtgtgtttttttattttcagtcattACATGAATGGAATGTTTAACCCACTTTTACCACCACGagctgaataaataaataaaaccgtttgaaataaatattgtgatattttgttttattcgATTATGGTTGTTTTTAAGCTATTATGGTCCACACTGATAAATGAATTATATTTTGTGAAAATGACTTTGTACTTGGAGAATCAGATCACGTTTTCAGATGAACcaaaaattaacattttacagGAATACTTTGATATAAACTAGAATTTTGAACATGATTACAGAGCATTTAACACACGTGATTTTGATTATTTAACAGGTTGCAACCGTTCTacctgttcctttaaaagtataAGAACACAGTCCTGGAAAACAAGAggttaaacactgtattttatattAGTAAAGCTTCCTATGACAAACGACTGGACTCTctagagaaaaaaaatgacaggttaCATACAAGCCATTTTAACTTTTATACAAGGATACATCATTTGACTTGTTCTTGATGGCCCCACTCCCCAATTTTTGATTACATTGGAAAATAAAGGCTCTCTATCAATAACAGCATAATGCACAATGTCCATCAAACTTCCTTAGAAGATGACTGCTTTCAAAGGCGATAGAGGCAAACCATTAATCACCCTCTTCTTCTCCTCCATAGACCTATCACAGCTCAGTAGATCACAGTACAGTTTGCAGACACCAAGACACAGCCAGAGGTACTAGACTAATTCGATACAATTTGTTGTTTGCAAATTGCTAGGATATAGGATACATTGGATACAGTTTgttacagaacaaaaaaaaatattattggaaatagtgtgtgtgtgtgtgtgtgtgtgtgtgtgtgtgtgtgtgtgtgtgtgtgtgtgtgtgtgtgtgtgtgtgtctatattatTCAATGGAAGTAGGAggcaaacaaaaatacaaaagtcTTTAATTAAATCTGGAAAGGACTAATCAATACCGAAGTGGTAACGATCATTCAACTTGAATGTTTCATATCCCAGAGTATAGGAATATGAACTAGTTTGAGGAGGATTAATGTAGAGCAGATATCACAGagcatgttaaatgttacaaTCATGTATCTTTCCAGGAAGCGGTTTACATTGATAGGAAGGATTGGGAGCTATGTACACGTGTTTGAAACGAACTACATAAATAAGTCTATACTAAGCGTTCTCTATGTTAGTGATAATAAGTGGAAATAATTAATGAGTATAAACATCTCATTGC
The DNA window shown above is from Pelobates fuscus isolate aPelFus1 chromosome 10, aPelFus1.pri, whole genome shotgun sequence and carries:
- the SLC18A3 gene encoding vesicular acetylcholine transporter, with translation MDSEEKPKLAKSAVEKLSDAVGEKTKQLGTAMKADHHQRRLILFIVCVALFLDNMLYMVIVPIIPDYILSMRLHDEAHRHINTSSSYSNKSIIKPTYPVENEDMKIGVLFASKAILQLLVNPLSGTFIDRVGYDIPLFIGLVVMFLSTVIFAFAENYATLFVARSLQGLGSAFADTSGIAMIADKYTEEAERSRALGIALAFISFGSLAAPPFGGILYQFVGKEMPFLVLASISLLDGILLLIVIKPFANRTRENMPVGTPIHRLMIDPYIAVVAGALTTCNIPLAFLEPTIANWMKTTMGASEWQMGLTWLPAFFPHVLGVYLTVKLASSYPHYQWFYGAIGMVIIGASSCTVPACKNFGELIVPLCGICFGIALVDTALLPTLALLVDLRHVSVYGSVYAIADISYSVAYALGPIVASQIVHTTGFTQLNLGMGLANVLYAPALLLLRNVCQMKPSHSERNILLDEEPKGLYDTIKMEERKAKSHRGKSEAQGNSMDNYHEGKAGKYMSGEDSSDYDYS